In Candidatus Berkelbacteria bacterium, the following are encoded in one genomic region:
- a CDS encoding insulinase family protein, translated as MTEIVPKRCTLENGLKVVIHHQPGRRSVTNFLAIRSGSRYETAQNNGIAHFLEHLVFKGTEKYTDNEAVASAIEGVGGTLNAWTDFDHTAYWNVVPQEEWQVGVDLNVELAFKALLRQEDLERERGVIIEEIRMLQDDPARYVHDLSTEQMFSGHPLAQQIIGSEKTVQDMSLPQFKDYRSRYYAPSQAVFVVVGDLDEASVEAHLRQQFKSLEPRELTVPEPWQGQSKAAIRVLNKATDQTHFVLGLADDKLGLQSARERYAVMLLNTILGQGMSSRLFMNIREKKGLAYAIHSHFSSLEDAGALTVYGGVNTAKVELALQALMEELENLSSKLVPAAELERARRHLIGTQEIQADHGLNLAVWYGTDWLLGRWETHEEVRRGLLAVTSDEIQSLARRIFKPSCLTLVVIGPHEKTETFAGILNNR; from the coding sequence ATGACAGAAATCGTGCCAAAACGTTGCACGCTCGAAAATGGCCTCAAGGTCGTAATTCATCACCAACCGGGCCGGCGCTCCGTGACTAATTTCTTGGCGATCCGCTCTGGATCGCGCTACGAAACCGCGCAGAACAACGGCATCGCTCATTTTTTGGAGCACCTAGTTTTTAAAGGGACCGAAAAGTACACCGACAACGAGGCGGTCGCAAGCGCCATCGAGGGCGTTGGCGGGACGCTGAACGCGTGGACGGACTTTGACCACACGGCCTATTGGAACGTCGTGCCCCAAGAAGAGTGGCAAGTTGGCGTTGATTTGAACGTTGAGCTGGCGTTTAAGGCCTTGCTCAGACAAGAGGATCTGGAACGAGAACGGGGCGTAATTATCGAAGAAATTCGTATGCTCCAGGACGATCCAGCGCGTTACGTTCACGACTTGTCGACGGAGCAGATGTTCAGTGGCCACCCGCTCGCCCAGCAAATAATCGGCAGCGAAAAGACCGTTCAAGACATGAGCTTGCCGCAGTTTAAAGATTACCGTTCTCGGTACTACGCCCCATCGCAAGCAGTTTTTGTCGTCGTCGGTGACTTAGACGAAGCTTCGGTAGAGGCTCACTTGCGGCAACAATTTAAATCACTCGAACCACGTGAGCTGACTGTTCCCGAACCATGGCAAGGTCAAAGCAAAGCCGCGATTCGCGTTTTGAATAAAGCAACCGATCAAACCCACTTCGTGCTTGGCCTAGCTGACGATAAGCTAGGGCTTCAGTCTGCTCGTGAGCGCTATGCAGTGATGTTACTTAATACGATCCTCGGACAAGGCATGAGTTCGCGATTATTTATGAATATTCGCGAGAAAAAGGGGCTTGCTTACGCCATACACTCTCATTTTAGTTCGCTGGAAGATGCGGGGGCATTGACGGTCTACGGTGGCGTTAACACAGCCAAAGTTGAGCTGGCGCTACAAGCTTTAATGGAAGAGCTTGAAAATCTTAGCTCCAAACTCGTTCCGGCCGCCGAACTGGAACGAGCCAGGCGCCATCTTATTGGCACGCAGGAGATTCAAGCTGATCACGGTCTAAATTTGGCCGTTTGGTACGGCACGGACTGGTTGCTCGGACGTTGGGAGACGCACGAAGAGGTTCGCCGGGGTTTGCTGGCAGTGACTAGTGACGAGATACAAAGCTTAGCCCGCAGGATTTTCAAACCCTCCTGCCTCACGTTGGTGGTAATCGGACCGCACGAGAAGACAGAGACCTTTGCAGGAATCCTCAATAACAGGTAG